One region of Limnospira fusiformis SAG 85.79 genomic DNA includes:
- the ltrA gene encoding group II intron reverse transcriptase/maturase, producing the protein MKDGTSNGIGVKEQALEWADINWKSIKKNVRKLRQRIYRATQNGEWKKVKSLMKLMIRSYSNLLLSVRRVTQENQGKSTAGIDKQTALTHQERVKLVGEMTKYTPGKASPTRRVYIPKANGKRRPLGIPTIKDRVRQAVVKNSYEPHFEARFEANSYGFRPGRSAHDAIDQCFLRLQGGKDTWVLDADIKGAFDNINHEFILKAVGNLPGREIIKQWLKAGYVEAEIFNATESGTPQGGIISPLLANIALDGLDELLKKYQKITIQVRKSGNRQGQQERVKSPMYGYSRYADDFIITARCEEDIKAVVPIIEEWLSKRGLTLNKEKTSITQIAQGVNFLGFNLRQYKGKLLTKPQKEKRMRAFLQKLRDWLKANKSLPQDVVIPNINQQLIGWANYYRTGVSKAVFSYVDHMVHKMLWAWAVRRHPTKGKEWVKNKYFRTKVRRQWIFAAEVKDRRGNSQTESVVKISQTPIKRHVKVKDTSSPDNPALAKYWEQR; encoded by the coding sequence ATGAAAGATGGAACCAGCAATGGTATTGGAGTCAAGGAACAAGCTTTGGAATGGGCGGACATCAATTGGAAGTCCATAAAGAAGAATGTTAGGAAACTAAGACAGAGAATTTATCGAGCAACTCAGAACGGTGAGTGGAAAAAGGTCAAAAGCCTTATGAAACTCATGATACGCAGTTACTCCAACCTGCTACTGTCAGTAAGACGAGTAACCCAAGAAAACCAGGGAAAAAGCACGGCTGGGATTGATAAACAGACGGCTCTAACCCATCAGGAAAGGGTGAAACTGGTCGGGGAAATGACAAAATACACACCCGGGAAGGCTTCGCCAACTAGGAGAGTGTATATACCAAAAGCAAACGGAAAAAGGAGACCGCTCGGAATTCCCACAATTAAAGACCGAGTTCGACAAGCAGTAGTCAAGAATTCCTATGAACCGCATTTCGAGGCTAGGTTTGAAGCCAATTCCTATGGCTTTCGACCGGGGAGAAGCGCCCATGACGCTATCGATCAATGCTTCCTCCGACTTCAAGGAGGAAAGGACACATGGGTGCTAGACGCGGATATTAAAGGGGCTTTTGACAACATAAACCATGAATTCATACTCAAAGCCGTAGGTAATTTACCAGGTAGAGAGATAATCAAACAATGGCTGAAAGCAGGATATGTTGAGGCAGAGATATTCAACGCAACAGAAAGCGGAACACCCCAAGGCGGTATAATAAGCCCACTATTAGCAAACATTGCCCTAGATGGATTAGACGAACTTCTCAAAAAGTATCAGAAAATAACCATCCAAGTTAGGAAGAGTGGCAATCGCCAGGGGCAACAGGAAAGAGTGAAGTCACCGATGTACGGTTACAGTCGCTATGCAGATGACTTCATCATTACTGCTAGATGTGAGGAAGATATCAAAGCCGTGGTACCCATCATCGAAGAATGGTTGAGCAAAAGGGGACTGACTCTAAATAAAGAAAAGACCTCTATCACCCAGATAGCACAAGGGGTTAATTTCCTTGGGTTTAATCTACGTCAGTACAAAGGCAAGCTTCTCACCAAACCTCAAAAAGAAAAAAGAATGCGAGCTTTCCTTCAAAAGTTACGAGATTGGCTCAAAGCCAACAAATCACTTCCCCAGGACGTAGTAATACCAAATATCAACCAACAATTAATCGGATGGGCAAACTACTACAGAACGGGTGTCAGTAAAGCGGTGTTCTCCTATGTTGACCATATGGTTCACAAGATGTTGTGGGCATGGGCAGTCAGGAGGCATCCAACAAAAGGGAAAGAATGGGTTAAGAACAAATACTTCCGCACCAAGGTAAGGAGGCAATGGATATTCGCGGCAGAGGTAAAGGACAGGCGTGGAAATTCCCAAACCGAATCGGTGGTTAAAATCTCTCAAACGCCGATTAAACGCCACGTCAAAGTAAAGGATACCTCATCCCCAGACAATCCCGCCCTAGCCAAATACTGGGAACAGCGATAA